ACATCAGATGGCCCGGCGCGATGGTGGCATTTGGGAGTTATTTATCCCAGGCCTACAGGACGGTGAGCATTACAAGTATGAAATTAAAAACCAAGCCGGGCATATCTACGAAAAATCCGATCCCTATGGCTTTCAACAGGAACCCCGCCCCAAAACCGCCTCGATTGTCACCAACTTAAATACCTATCCGTGGTCAGACCAGGCCTGGTTGGAACAACGGCGAAATAGTGAACCTTTAACTCAACCCGTTTCGATCTATGAAGTCCACTTAGGCTCTTGGCTTCATGGCTCAATGGACACCCCAGCCCTACTCCCCAATGGCGAACCTGAGCTGGCAATTCCTGTCGCCGACCTCAAACCCTGGGCCCGCTTTTTAACCTACCGAGAACTAGCCGCTAAACTCATTCCCTACGTTAAAGACCTCGGCTATACCCATATTGAACTTTTGCCAATTGCCGAACATCCCTTTGATGGCTCTTGGGGCTATCAAGTCACGGGTTACTTTGCACCCACCTCCCGCTATGGCACGCCAGAAGACTTCATGTATTTTGTTGACCAATGTCACCAGGCCGGGATTGGCGTAATTGTGGATTGGGTCCCAGGACATTTTCCTAAAGATGGCCATGGCCTGGCCTTTTTCGATGGGACGCACCTCTACGAACATGAAGATCCCCGCAAAGGCGAACACAAGGAATGGGGAACCCTGGTCTTTAACTACGGCCGCCATGAAGTCCGCAATTTCCTCGTCGCTAATGCCCTGTTTTGGTTTGACAAATACCACATTGACGGGATTCGGGTGGATGCGGTGGCCTCGATGCTCTACCTGGACTATCAACGGGAACATGGCGAATGGGTAGCAAATGAGTACGGTGGTCGGGAAAACTTAGAAGCAGCAAATTTCCTCCGGCAAGTCAATCATGTTTTGTTTAGCTATTTTCCGGGAGTCCTCTCGATTGCGGAAGAATCTACCTCTTGGCCGATGGTGTCTTGGCCGACCTACGCGGGGGGATTGGGCTTTAACCTGAAATGGAATATGGGTTGGATGCACGACACCTTGGATTACTTCAGCATGGATCCCTGGTTCCGCCAATTCCATCAAAACAATCTGACCTTTAGTATTTGGTATCACCACAGCGAAAATTTTATGCTCGCGCTTTCTCACGATGAGGTGGTACATGGCAAGAGCAATATTATTGGCAAAATTCCGGGAGATCGCTGGCAGAAATTCGCCAATGTCCGGGCATTGTTTAGCTATATGTTTACCCACCCCGGCAAGAAAACCATGTTTATGGGGATGGAGTTTGGACAATGGAATGAGTGGAATGTGTGGGGTGATTTAGAGTGGCACTTACTCCAATATGAATCCCATCAACAGTTGAAGCAATGTATCACTGACCTAAACCGCCTCTATCGCCAAGAACCAGCCCTTTACAGCCAAGACTTTGGGGAAGCCGGGTTTGAATGGATTGACTGTAACGATAATCGCCATAGTGTGGTGGCATTTGTGCGCTGGGCTAAGGATTACGCCGATTTTGCCGTTGTGGTCTGCAACTTCACCCCCCAACCCCACAGCCATTACCGGATTGGTGTGCCAGAGCATGGGTTTTACACGGAAATCTTTAACAGCGACGCGCGGGAATATGGGGGAAGTAATATGGGTAATTTAGGAGGCAAATGGGCCGATGAATGGGCGTTCCACAATCGCCGTTATTCCCTCGATATTTGCTTACCCCCCTTGGCGGTTCTAGTGTTCAAGATTGATCGCGCTCATGAGTAATTAACGTTTTACTTCAGTGTGTTTTTTCCTAAGGTTGCTCTCTATCCAGGCCAAGATCAACTCATTCACTAATTCTGGCTGTTCATCTTGGGGGCAGTGGCCGGCCTGGGGGAGCATTTTAAGGCTAATTCGGGGGTTACAGGCAGCAAATTGACTCGCAAATTGGGGTGGGATCATCCGGTCTTGTTCTCCCCAGAGGATCAGGGTTGGAATCTCCAGTTGGGCGAGGCTAGGTTTAACCTTGGGGCCAAAGTTGAGGCTGGTCATGGACTTAATAATCTGGACAAAGGCATTGGCGGCCCCGCGATCAAAGGCTGGAGTTAAGAGGATTTCGACTAATTCTTGATCCACCGCTGATTTGTCTCCATAGGCAATTCCGGCCCAAGGTTGGACAATTCCCGGCCGCCGCACCCCATAAAAAATTGCTTTCAATAACCAGGGAGCCGCCACCATTCCCTCGACCCAATTCACCACAGGCCCACACCAGGCCGGGATCATCTCTTGACGCACAGCGGGATCGGGAACACTAATCAGCACCAGGCCAGCCACCATTTGGGAATACTCAACAGCAGTGGTTAAGGCAATCAGAGAACCAATGGAATTTCCCACAATAATTGCAGGTTGACGGATAAACGTTTGCCAGAAATCATGGACTTGCCGGGCCCAAAAATAGGCATCATAGGGGGCCTGGGGTTTCTCAGTCGCGCCAAAACCAACTAAATCCAAGGCAAAGACCGGGTGAGATTGCCCTAAAACAAACACGTTATGTCGCCAATGCCCGAGAGATGCCCCAAAACCATGCAGCAAAATTATTGGGATCGCGCTCGGGTCAGGATTTTCTGGCTGGACATAGGTATAGCGAATCTGCCAACCGCGCCAGGCCCAGTCCCGTTGTTCACCATATTGGCCGGGAAATTTGGGGGTTAGGGAAACCGGAGCAGTTGCCATTGTTCTACAGTAGCAATAGTTTTGGCCTGGAATTTCTGTATCTCGGCCGCGGGGATATTCGGACTCACCCAGGCATAACCAGTCGGGACGCTATTTAAGGGCAAAGGTAGGCGTGTTCCCAAGTTGGGGGTATAAAAACTCAGCAGTACCCAGGTTTGATGTTCGGCTCCGGTGACAGGTTCTTGAACAATAAAGTTGATTGGGTGATTGGTTAAAATTGCCGCGACTGGCCCCTGGGTTAGCTCGGCTTTAAGATCGGGAGAATAGTTACCAATCAAGCCCAAAAATCCTGCCGTTACCAGGCCCAGCCAAGAGGTTAAAAGCCATGCCCCCACCCAGGCCCGCCGCCAGTTTTGTACAGAAGTTATTCCCAAAACCAACCAGCCCGCCCCGATAATTACCCCCAAAGGAATATAGGCCTGCACCGCATCAGCTGCCGGAATCAACCCCGTTCCCAAACCAATGGCTGCCCCCCACAAGCCCAGGCCGAGAAAGGCTAATATCCCGCTCATGCCTCGAATCCACAGCCAACGCCTTTGCCATTGCCGATAAAGCTCACAGAGGCCAAACCCCGCCCACAAGGCCAGCCAGGGATAAAGCTGCAAACTGTAATAGGAAATCCGAGTTGAAAAGAGCGTCAGTAACATCAATAGGACCAGGGGATAAATACCCAGCACCAGGCCCATTGGCGTTTTGATGCGAAAGAGACTGATCCGCCGTCCGTGCAGCCCCCACCAGAGCCACCCCCCCACCGCAAAGAAGGCCCAAGGAAACCCATTGGCGGGGATGTTCCAGAAATAGTAAAAAATATTGCCATCGCCGTGATAGGATTTTTCGCCGAGCATGACCAACTTGCCGAACATTTCCGTTAAGACCCGCCCGCCATAGATCTGTACCGATTGCCACAACCAGGCCCCCGGCAATAGAAAGCCAAGAATTAACCCAAGATACAGGCCGAGATTCCGAAAAAAATGCTTGTGAACCCAAAAGAACGGTAGCAGGGCCATAACGGGCAAAAAAATCATCACGCTTTTGATCAAAAATCCCAGGCCGACACAAGCCCCCGCCACCAGGCCCCAACCCCAAAACGCCCATTGATGATCCCGCTGCCGATCCGCTAAAACCAACGCCAAAACCAGCAAAACTTCGACAAAAACTAAAGGGATATCCTGAGTCGCCATTCGCCCATAGGACAAAAACAACGGACACAGCGGTAAAATCATCGCCCCCAGGCCGGCCACGGTTCTCGGCAACAGCACACAGCCCAAACGAAAGGTTAACAAGACGATGCCCATCCCCAAAACGAAACTCGGCAACCGGGCCACCCCATCACTCACGCCAAAGAGTTGGTAAGCCCCAGCAATCAGCCAATGTACCCCCACCATCCGGTCAAAAATCGGCGCATCCCACCACCATTGGGTCAACCCATCCCCTTTGAGCACCATCCAGCGGGCCTGCATCCCGTACCAACCCTCATCGTGGGCCATCAAACTTTGCTCACCGGAACTGGCCAGAAACAAAATCCCGCTCCACACCATCAACAGCAGGTAAGGGAACAGGGGATGTTTAGACCAAACTGGCCTGGGGAAATCAGTCATGGCAGATTACACACCACAATTTGAACCATCAAGAATTCTCAACCTGTTGCTCATCAATAATCTTGGGGTTTATTTAGTCGGGAGTCCTATAGTGAGGATGTCAGGAGATGGAATTAGCAAGAAATTACCCATCGCCATAGATCATCGGATTGGTCAGGATCAGTCCACAGCCCTGGCCTGGGTGAAGCATTTCCCCATCTTATGTCCTTAATCTCAAACCACGATGCTAGAACTGCTGGCAATTTTGTCGGTTTCAGCGGCGGGCGGACTGAGGTTGGCCTTACCCCTATTGGTCATTGGTTTAGTCCAAGGGGAGTCTCTCTGGTCGAAAGTCCCAATTTTGGCGCGCTTTGACCCGGCCTGGGTGGTGGGAGTCTTAGCGGCCTGGTCAGGTCTGGAGCTATTCATCATCACCCATCCCTGGGGGCAACGGTTTTTAATGCTGATCCAACTGATCTTTAGTCCAGCAGTCGGGGCAATTTTAGGGATGACCTTAGCCGATTTAACCGATACCCCCGTTTGGCTGATTGGCCTGATTGGGGGGCTATTGGCCCTGCTCCTGCAACTGGTGCAAGTGGGTTGGTTTTTTCGCCTCGGTAAACTGCCCCATTGGTTTATTATTGGGCAAGATTTATTATGTATTTTGCTAGTTCTTTTTGGCGTTCATGCTCCAAAACCGGGGGGTCTGATTGCCCTACTCTTGCTCTGGTTAGCGATTCGGAGTGCCAAAGACTGGCGACAACAGGCCTACAGCCGGCGAGTACAGAGATAAATCCCTAAAGGGCCGGGGTATAGACCCGCTCCTCAGCTTGATCTCGCCCTAAAAGAAATTCCCGAATAAAGCGAGTTAAGACCCGCTGCACCAGGCCTGTCGCAATCCGTTGTCCCAGTTGTTGGGTTTCCGGCTTAAAGAGAACCCGCGAGACAATGGGGAAGAGTTTTGCCGCATCAAAGCCAGGAGTATCCTGCAAAATGCCCGCAATCCGGCGAATATGCTCCAGGCCCTGTTGATCCGGGGTAACAGCGGGAACGGCGGTAATCGGGCTGGGGGTACGCCAAGGGTTAGGGAACTGATGCCAGGCCTGTTGTCCCCACTGATCCAAACTTTTCACCAGTTCATCGGCTAATTTATTGCGAATAAACTCCCCCCGCTCTGAAAATAAAAATTCAATGGCCTGGTTTAAAGCCATATCAAAATCATAATCCCGACTATCCCGCGCATTCCGCAGCAGATTTTCGAGACGATTCCAACGAAAACTTCCATCCTTGAACAGCAGATTTTTCAGGCTTGTCCGTAATTCTGGGGCCGGGTCTGTGAGCAGGCGTTTGGCAATGTAAGGGTAGGCCGCATTGAGAACTTTGAAATTGGTATCGACCCCCATTGCAATGCCTTCCATCGTCAACAAAGAACGGACAATCAGGGCATAATAAGCCGGGACGCGGAACGGATATTCATACATCACCTCAGAGAGTTGATCAAAAATCCGTTGAATATTTAATTCCGCAACGCTGGCTCCCAAGGCATTGTTAAAGACAATTCCCAAGGCCGGAATAATGGGGCGCAAATCCGTATCCGGAGTCAAAAAGCCTAAATGCACATAATCCTCAGCCAGGCTCTCAAACTCCCGATTGACAATATGGACAATGGCATTGATCAACCCATAACGCTGGGCGGGCTCAATTTCACTCATCATCCCAAAGTCGAGATAGGCCAGTTTTCCATTCGGCATGGCCAACAAATTGCCAGGGTGGGGATCCGCATGAAAGAAACCATGTTCCAATAATTGCCGCAACGAACACTGGACACCAACATTCACCAAATAGCGTGGGTCAATCCCCTGGGCCTGAATCAAGTTGGGCTGATTGAGTTTTGTCCCGTTCACCCACTCCATTGTCAGGACACGGCGATTGGTATATTGCCAAAAGATCCGGGGGACAAAAATATCCGGTAGATAGCCATACAGACGGGCAAACCGCTCAGCATTCCGGCCTTCTTGGGTATAGTCCATCTCCTCAAATAGGCGGCCAGAAAATTCATCCAAAATTGCGACTAAGTCACTGCGAAGTTTACGAGTTTTTTGGATAAACTCCGCCAGGCCCCGGACAATGTAGATGTCTAAGGTAATCTGCTCTGCCAGGCCAGGACGTTGGACTTTAACAGCCACCTCTTCCCCAGTTTTTAATCGCCCCCGATAGACCTGTCCCAAGGAAGCCGCCGCAATCGGGTTTGGACTCAGTTCCGCATACAGTTCCTCGGGCCTAGCCCCCAGTTCTTCCTCAATAAATTGGAAAGCAATGTCATTGGAAAAGGCTGGCAGTTGATCCTGTAGTTTGGTCAATTCTTCTAAATAAATGGCAGGGACTAAATCTGGCCGGGTAGAGAGAGCTTGCCCAACCTTGATATAGGCCGGCCCCAATTGAGTCAGGGTTTCCCGGAGTTGGATGGCCCGTTGTCGTAAATTTTTCTTGGTTTGCCCAGTGACAGTATCCCACCAACGATTCAAGAAAATACTAATCACCGGCACTAGGATTTGAATCCACCGCCAGAAAACCCGCAGGGGCTGTTGCCGATAGCGAGCATTAATTTCTTCGGGATTATAGACTTCAGCCAAGGGAGTATCGGGTAAACTCACAGCGTCCACCGCAATTTCAGTTGAATCAGCGGGAAAGTCACGAAAAGTTGAGCCGGAATGAACAGGCGGTAAGGCAGTCTTCATCGCAATTCCCCGCTGAGGCAGTGATGTTAAGTATTGTAACTGAATTCATTAGGTTGGCTGCTGGGCTAGGCCTTAATAATCATCCCCCAAACAAATGCCCATTCCCCGCGCCGTTTTGATCAGCGTGCCATGCAAGTCCACATTTCGATAGGTCTTAATCGCCTCAGCAATCGGGACACTTACCACCTCGCGGTTTTTCCAGGCCACCATGTGATCGTATTTCTCCTCGGCAATTAAATTGACCGCTGCCACACCAAACACAGTCCCCAAGAGCCGATCCGCGGGTGAAGGAATTCCCCCCCGTTGAATATGCCCCAAGACCGTCACCCGTGATTCTGCCCCTGTGCGAGTCGCAATCTGTTCGGCAATATATTTCCCAATCCCCCCGTAGCGATCTTCACCTTGTTGACTAATTTGGGTGACTTGATCCCCTAACTCAGTCCGAACCGCCTCCGAAACCATGACTAAGCAAAACTTCTTGCCCTGGGCCTGGCGTTGACGGATTTTCTCTGCGACATTATCCAAGTTGTAAGGAATTTCAGGAATCAAAATAATATCAGCCCCCCCCGCAATCCCCGCCGACAACGCAATATGCCCGGCATCGCGCCCCATCACTTCCAAGACCATGACCCGACTGTGACTAGCGGCCGTAAAGTGCAACCGATCCAGGGCCTCAGTGGCAATATTGGTGGCCGTATCAAATCCAATGGAAAGCTCAGTCGCCCCAACATCGTTATCAATTGTTTTGGGAATGGCGACAAGATTTAGGTTTCCCTGGTTCGCAATCCGCCGCAAAATGGCCAAACTGCCATCCCCACCAATCCCCACCAACGCGTCTAACTTCAATTCGTGATACCCAGCAATAATCTCGGCACTGCGATCCTGAAACGTCCCGCCAGCCATTGGAAACGCAAAGGGATTTCCCTTATTGGTTGTCCCCAGAATTGTTCCCCCTTGGAGGAGTAATTGATCAATACCCTCAATATCCAAGCGGGTAGATTTGGGGGGGCGGTGCATCAGGCCATGGGTGGCTTCCTGAATGCCAATCACTTCCCAACCATAGGTTCCAATAGCATGATGAACAACTGCCCGAATAGCGGCATTTAAGCCAGCACAATCTCCACCACTGGTTAAAATTCCGATCCGTTTCTGAGCAGCCATGGGAATGAGTCCTTAAAAATGGGATGCCTGAGTAACAATTGAAGAGAGAAAACTTAGAAATCCTTTTTAGATTACCCTAAATTCTACGGTGATTTTGTTAAGCTAAATTAAAAATCTCAGCCTAATGATCTGCTATTAAGGATCATGAATATTCATGTTTCAATGATTGAGCTTAAGCCGAGTCATCTAGGATATTTGTATGGAAATAATCTTAAATATTAACGATTACCATGGTTTTAACTGTTTCAATGAACTAACTAAGACTTGGGGACTGGTGAGAAGTATCTTGCTGAAGACACCGATGCTGTGCCGAGGGTTGGCTAATTTTAAGTGAAATTTAGCAATGGCTTAGAAAGCAGATGAAACTTTTCTCTAGTAGCTATTAAGAATTTAATTTTAGAAATATCTGCCCATGAATGATCAAAATGTTGCGCTCCTAAAAGCATCTGAGATTGCTGTGGGCCTCCACCCTGTTGGGGTAAAAATTGCTCCTGTCCCATCCGGCTAAGAATCTTTTATTGATCATGGGCATGAGAATCAAGAGGCATCGGGTTAGATCATCTCAGGTTGCGGGATTGTGGCAATTGCAGATCAGGAGCTTGTCTATTTCATAGTAATTGAGTCTTTATATGTTGTTACTCATTTAGGGTTAGAGGGGAACAAGTCAGAAAGTGACTGATGGGAAGTCTTTTAACATTTCCACTCTCTCAGAACAGTCTGCGTAACGCTATAGTTGATGAGTTGGCCCTCAGCCTTCTTAGTCCCAGATCAGGATCTCTGGCATAACTCTAAACCTGTTTATGACTACTGTTACCTTGATGACGACTGTTCCCAATTCTCAAGAGCCAATTACATCCCTTGTTGAAATGTTCTCAGCAATTCAGGGGGAAGGGATGAACGTGGGGACGCGGCAGTTATTTATCCGATTTGCTGGCTGTGATTTACGCTGTATCTATTGCGATAGTGCCCATACATGGCATCCCCAGGCCCAGGGGCGAATTGAACAAACTCCAGGCCAGCGAGACTTTATCACAGTTAATAACCCAGTATCCTTGAAGCAGATTTTGGCCTGGGCCGACCAATTGAATATCACGGGTCTCCATGACAGCATTAGCCTCACTGGTGGTGAACCCCTCCTAGCCCTAGAGTTTTTGCAAGAGTTTTTACCGATCCTGAAACAATGCACTAGCTTACCCATCTATCTCGAATCGGGTGGACATCATCCCCAGGCCCTAGGGCAACTCCTCCCCTATTTAGATAGTATCGGCATGGACATTAAGTTACCCAGTGTCTCTGGTGAATCCCATTGGCCAGCCCATCGCGCTTTTCTCCAGGCCTGTCATGCCGCAAACAAAGATGTATTTTGTAAGGTGATTATTTCTGCCCAGACCACAACCCAAGACCTAAACCAGGCCGGGGCCTTAGTCGCCGCAATTAACCCCGATATTCCGCTCATATTGCAACCTATTACCCCCATTGGCACAGGTCGTTTGACCCACCCCCCCACCCCGGCCCAAGTCCTGGCCTGGCAAGGCTTACTGAAGCAATATTTATCTCAAGTTCGAGTCATTCCCCAAACTCATAAGTTTTTGCATCAGCTTTAATCTATCCGTGAATTTCTACAGACAAGGTGACGCAAACTGTTGTAAGAGAATAGGAATCTCCAAGGGACTGCCCATCAAGGATTTTCCGACTTGTTCCCCCCTCACCCTAAATGAAGTAGCCCTATGCGCATCCCAAAAGGTCAGCAGAGGAGGTGGAGTAGCCTATATCCGTTTTTGCAAAATTGTGTTAGCCAAATGAGACAGAATCAGAACTTAAGACTAGGATACCCGTGGATATTCCTGTTGAAATGACTAGGAACATTGCCGCTGTGAGGTTCGGGGTTGGAGATGGCGATATTCGGCCAAATACTGTTCCAATTCCGCAAAAGCAGGTAAGTTCAGCCGATAGTAAATCCACCGTCCAGACTGACGCGCTAAGACCAGGCCCGCATCCTTGAGAGTCCGTAAATGAAATGATAGTTTAGACTGGCTAATTTGGAGACGGGTACAAAGGTCACAAACACATAGTTCTTCTCGCTGCAAGAGGGTTAAAACATCCAAGCGAATGGGATCGGAAAGGGCATGAAACCTGAGTAAAACAGTCTGATCTGGAGAGGTAATCTGAGCAATCATCCTCAAATCCTAGCAAATTCTCCAGGTTGGGGATGCAAACAGGCTCCCTGCATTAGTGCATTAGTGATCTAAGGTTTCCACTTTGAAGGGCCGCTCCAGGAGTTGGGTCAGGGCTTGTTGGGGAGTCACCTCATCCCGCAATACGGTAGTTACGGCCTGGGTAATGGGGACATCTAGATCATGGGCCTGGGCATAGTCGCTTAAAACTAGGGCCGTATTCACCCCT
Above is a window of Pseudocalidococcus azoricus BACA0444 DNA encoding:
- the glgB gene encoding 1,4-alpha-glucan branching enzyme, whose translation is MTISADQVARIVSNHHDDPFQVLGCHRYEENGRQAWVVRAYLPNAEQVTVLCPEERKEYPMQPQHHPNFFECVIETPELANYQLKVKENGHERVIYDPYAFHSSLLTDFDIHLFCEGNHHRIYEKLGAHLLTVDGVAGVYFAVWAPNARNVSILGEFNSWDGRQHQMARRDGGIWELFIPGLQDGEHYKYEIKNQAGHIYEKSDPYGFQQEPRPKTASIVTNLNTYPWSDQAWLEQRRNSEPLTQPVSIYEVHLGSWLHGSMDTPALLPNGEPELAIPVADLKPWARFLTYRELAAKLIPYVKDLGYTHIELLPIAEHPFDGSWGYQVTGYFAPTSRYGTPEDFMYFVDQCHQAGIGVIVDWVPGHFPKDGHGLAFFDGTHLYEHEDPRKGEHKEWGTLVFNYGRHEVRNFLVANALFWFDKYHIDGIRVDAVASMLYLDYQREHGEWVANEYGGRENLEAANFLRQVNHVLFSYFPGVLSIAEESTSWPMVSWPTYAGGLGFNLKWNMGWMHDTLDYFSMDPWFRQFHQNNLTFSIWYHHSENFMLALSHDEVVHGKSNIIGKIPGDRWQKFANVRALFSYMFTHPGKKTMFMGMEFGQWNEWNVWGDLEWHLLQYESHQQLKQCITDLNRLYRQEPALYSQDFGEAGFEWIDCNDNRHSVVAFVRWAKDYADFAVVVCNFTPQPHSHYRIGVPEHGFYTEIFNSDAREYGGSNMGNLGGKWADEWAFHNRRYSLDICLPPLAVLVFKIDRAHE
- a CDS encoding alpha/beta fold hydrolase, which encodes MATAPVSLTPKFPGQYGEQRDWAWRGWQIRYTYVQPENPDPSAIPIILLHGFGASLGHWRHNVFVLGQSHPVFALDLVGFGATEKPQAPYDAYFWARQVHDFWQTFIRQPAIIVGNSIGSLIALTTAVEYSQMVAGLVLISVPDPAVRQEMIPAWCGPVVNWVEGMVAAPWLLKAIFYGVRRPGIVQPWAGIAYGDKSAVDQELVEILLTPAFDRGAANAFVQIIKSMTSLNFGPKVKPSLAQLEIPTLILWGEQDRMIPPQFASQFAACNPRISLKMLPQAGHCPQDEQPELVNELILAWIESNLRKKHTEVKR
- a CDS encoding ArnT family glycosyltransferase, which codes for MTDFPRPVWSKHPLFPYLLLMVWSGILFLASSGEQSLMAHDEGWYGMQARWMVLKGDGLTQWWWDAPIFDRMVGVHWLIAGAYQLFGVSDGVARLPSFVLGMGIVLLTFRLGCVLLPRTVAGLGAMILPLCPLFLSYGRMATQDIPLVFVEVLLVLALVLADRQRDHQWAFWGWGLVAGACVGLGFLIKSVMIFLPVMALLPFFWVHKHFFRNLGLYLGLILGFLLPGAWLWQSVQIYGGRVLTEMFGKLVMLGEKSYHGDGNIFYYFWNIPANGFPWAFFAVGGWLWWGLHGRRISLFRIKTPMGLVLGIYPLVLLMLLTLFSTRISYYSLQLYPWLALWAGFGLCELYRQWQRRWLWIRGMSGILAFLGLGLWGAAIGLGTGLIPAADAVQAYIPLGVIIGAGWLVLGITSVQNWRRAWVGAWLLTSWLGLVTAGFLGLIGNYSPDLKAELTQGPVAAILTNHPINFIVQEPVTGAEHQTWVLLSFYTPNLGTRLPLPLNSVPTGYAWVSPNIPAAEIQKFQAKTIATVEQWQLLRFP
- a CDS encoding DUF4126 domain-containing protein, yielding MLELLAILSVSAAGGLRLALPLLVIGLVQGESLWSKVPILARFDPAWVVGVLAAWSGLELFIITHPWGQRFLMLIQLIFSPAVGAILGMTLADLTDTPVWLIGLIGGLLALLLQLVQVGWFFRLGKLPHWFIIGQDLLCILLVLFGVHAPKPGGLIALLLLWLAIRSAKDWRQQAYSRRVQR
- a CDS encoding ABC1 kinase family protein, giving the protein MKTALPPVHSGSTFRDFPADSTEIAVDAVSLPDTPLAEVYNPEEINARYRQQPLRVFWRWIQILVPVISIFLNRWWDTVTGQTKKNLRQRAIQLRETLTQLGPAYIKVGQALSTRPDLVPAIYLEELTKLQDQLPAFSNDIAFQFIEEELGARPEELYAELSPNPIAAASLGQVYRGRLKTGEEVAVKVQRPGLAEQITLDIYIVRGLAEFIQKTRKLRSDLVAILDEFSGRLFEEMDYTQEGRNAERFARLYGYLPDIFVPRIFWQYTNRRVLTMEWVNGTKLNQPNLIQAQGIDPRYLVNVGVQCSLRQLLEHGFFHADPHPGNLLAMPNGKLAYLDFGMMSEIEPAQRYGLINAIVHIVNREFESLAEDYVHLGFLTPDTDLRPIIPALGIVFNNALGASVAELNIQRIFDQLSEVMYEYPFRVPAYYALIVRSLLTMEGIAMGVDTNFKVLNAAYPYIAKRLLTDPAPELRTSLKNLLFKDGSFRWNRLENLLRNARDSRDYDFDMALNQAIEFLFSERGEFIRNKLADELVKSLDQWGQQAWHQFPNPWRTPSPITAVPAVTPDQQGLEHIRRIAGILQDTPGFDAAKLFPIVSRVLFKPETQQLGQRIATGLVQRVLTRFIREFLLGRDQAEERVYTPAL
- a CDS encoding ATP-dependent 6-phosphofructokinase translates to MAAQKRIGILTSGGDCAGLNAAIRAVVHHAIGTYGWEVIGIQEATHGLMHRPPKSTRLDIEGIDQLLLQGGTILGTTNKGNPFAFPMAGGTFQDRSAEIIAGYHELKLDALVGIGGDGSLAILRRIANQGNLNLVAIPKTIDNDVGATELSIGFDTATNIATEALDRLHFTAASHSRVMVLEVMGRDAGHIALSAGIAGGADIILIPEIPYNLDNVAEKIRQRQAQGKKFCLVMVSEAVRTELGDQVTQISQQGEDRYGGIGKYIAEQIATRTGAESRVTVLGHIQRGGIPSPADRLLGTVFGVAAVNLIAEEKYDHMVAWKNREVVSVPIAEAIKTYRNVDLHGTLIKTARGMGICLGDDY
- a CDS encoding 7-carboxy-7-deazaguanine synthase QueE; translation: MTTVTLMTTVPNSQEPITSLVEMFSAIQGEGMNVGTRQLFIRFAGCDLRCIYCDSAHTWHPQAQGRIEQTPGQRDFITVNNPVSLKQILAWADQLNITGLHDSISLTGGEPLLALEFLQEFLPILKQCTSLPIYLESGGHHPQALGQLLPYLDSIGMDIKLPSVSGESHWPAHRAFLQACHAANKDVFCKVIISAQTTTQDLNQAGALVAAINPDIPLILQPITPIGTGRLTHPPTPAQVLAWQGLLKQYLSQVRVIPQTHKFLHQL
- a CDS encoding ArsR/SmtB family transcription factor; translated protein: MIAQITSPDQTVLLRFHALSDPIRLDVLTLLQREELCVCDLCTRLQISQSKLSFHLRTLKDAGLVLARQSGRWIYYRLNLPAFAELEQYLAEYRHLQPRTSQRQCS